One Natronomonas moolapensis 8.8.11 genomic region harbors:
- a CDS encoding coiled-coil protein yields MAESISESDNVELTDDDLENKSKGQLIKKAGQLRDRRNELNQMASDRASKRDEFNAKTREKVDEAQEHREKRDELNEQVQEHKESRNELNAKANELFDEVDELKDDLELNEGKSVDKLKEEIEDLEFKQQTEVLSSEDERELIEKIEEKREKLSDRKEKLDQGGDLEEIKAEAQEVRAEASKHHQKVTELADKAQEHHNKMIEAYREADDIRDEADEWHDKFVEAQEAADRHHEDFVRVQKRLRELDKEEEAEREDARSEKREAAKEEAEEIYQKFKEGETLDTEDLMKLQKAGKL; encoded by the coding sequence ATGGCAGAGTCAATTAGCGAATCCGACAACGTAGAACTGACAGACGACGACCTCGAAAACAAATCCAAAGGCCAGCTCATCAAGAAGGCCGGGCAACTCCGCGACCGGCGCAACGAGCTGAACCAGATGGCCTCCGACCGGGCCTCAAAACGCGACGAGTTCAACGCCAAGACGCGCGAGAAGGTCGATGAAGCTCAAGAACACCGCGAGAAGCGCGACGAGCTCAACGAGCAAGTCCAAGAGCACAAAGAGAGCCGAAACGAGCTCAACGCGAAGGCCAACGAGCTGTTCGACGAGGTCGACGAGCTCAAGGACGACCTCGAGTTGAACGAGGGCAAAAGCGTCGACAAGCTCAAAGAGGAAATCGAGGATCTGGAGTTCAAACAACAGACGGAGGTCCTCTCCAGCGAGGACGAGCGCGAACTGATCGAGAAGATCGAAGAGAAACGCGAGAAGCTCTCCGACCGCAAGGAGAAACTCGACCAGGGCGGCGACTTGGAGGAGATCAAAGCCGAGGCCCAGGAAGTCCGCGCCGAGGCTTCCAAACACCACCAGAAAGTGACCGAGCTGGCCGACAAGGCCCAAGAGCACCACAACAAGATGATAGAGGCCTATCGGGAGGCCGACGACATCCGCGACGAGGCCGACGAGTGGCACGACAAGTTCGTCGAGGCTCAAGAGGCCGCCGACCGCCACCACGAGGACTTCGTCCGCGTCCAGAAACGGCTCCGGGAACTCGACAAGGAAGAAGAAGCCGAGCGCGAGGACGCACGCTCCGAGAAGCGCGAGGCCGCAAAGGAAGAGGCCGAGGAGATCTACCAGAAATTCAAGGAAGGCGAGACCCTCGACACCGAGGACCTGATGAAGCTGCAGAAAGCCGGCAAGCTGTAG
- a CDS encoding M14 family metallopeptidase: MRVETLGDGEPEVAIVGGIHGDEPCGPAALEALLSADLDVERPVKLILANERALSRGVRYVDEDLNRAFPGDPDADTHEGRLAHELLAEIRGCEILSLHSTQSYAAPFALVSELDGYARSICPYLSVEAVVETAGYSGGRLIAYPDVIELECGLQRSAAAARNAERLSREFLVAVGALSGAIDPPRHHPLSVFRLEKQIPKPSADEYEVLVDNFERVAEGEAFAEADGETLHSEAPFYPVLLSAYGYRNVFGYVGSLVGRLDGESTVTPTGEESARAESGPR, translated from the coding sequence ATGCGCGTCGAGACGCTGGGCGACGGGGAACCGGAGGTGGCTATCGTCGGCGGTATTCACGGCGACGAGCCCTGCGGCCCGGCCGCCCTCGAAGCCCTTTTGTCCGCCGATCTCGACGTGGAGCGTCCGGTAAAGCTCATCCTCGCGAACGAGCGCGCGCTCTCTCGCGGCGTCAGGTACGTCGACGAGGATCTGAACCGCGCGTTCCCGGGCGATCCCGACGCCGACACGCACGAGGGGCGGCTGGCTCACGAGTTGCTCGCCGAGATCCGTGGCTGTGAGATTCTCTCGTTACACTCGACGCAGTCGTACGCCGCCCCCTTCGCGCTCGTCTCCGAACTCGACGGCTACGCCCGGTCGATCTGTCCGTACCTCTCCGTCGAGGCGGTCGTCGAGACGGCCGGATACAGCGGCGGTCGGCTCATCGCCTACCCGGACGTGATCGAACTCGAGTGTGGGCTTCAACGGTCGGCCGCGGCCGCACGGAACGCCGAACGGCTCTCCAGGGAGTTCCTGGTCGCCGTCGGGGCGCTCTCCGGGGCGATCGATCCCCCCAGACACCACCCACTTTCTGTCTTCCGGCTCGAAAAACAGATCCCGAAGCCGTCGGCAGACGAGTACGAGGTTCTCGTCGACAACTTCGAGCGAGTCGCCGAGGGCGAGGCGTTCGCCGAGGCCGACGGCGAGACGCTCCACTCGGAGGCTCCTTTTTATCCGGTGTTGCTGTCGGCGTACGGCTATCGGAACGTCTTCGGCTACGTCGGGTCGCTCGTGGGACGGCTCGACGGCGAGTCCACCGTGACCCCGACGGGCGAGGAGTCGGCGCGGGCCGAGAGCGGCCCCCGCTGA
- a CDS encoding UPF0179 family protein, with the protein MSKVTLIGERLAETGAEFVYGGESEACAGCPYRGQCLNLTEGRRYRVTGIRDSGTLECAVHASGVTAVEVEPAPVLANVSSNAAYAGSKVTLEGPCPYTECPSHEFCEPAGAEFDDEHRIAEVVGDPPHEHCMLDRDLTLVEFAPDAD; encoded by the coding sequence ATGTCGAAGGTCACGCTCATCGGCGAGCGCCTCGCCGAGACGGGCGCCGAGTTCGTCTACGGGGGCGAATCCGAGGCGTGTGCGGGCTGTCCCTACCGGGGGCAGTGTCTGAACCTGACCGAGGGCCGCCGGTACCGGGTGACTGGAATCCGCGACTCCGGGACGCTCGAGTGCGCCGTTCACGCATCGGGCGTGACCGCCGTCGAGGTCGAACCGGCGCCCGTGCTCGCGAACGTCTCCTCGAACGCCGCGTACGCCGGGAGCAAAGTAACCTTGGAAGGGCCGTGTCCCTACACCGAGTGCCCGAGCCACGAGTTCTGCGAGCCGGCCGGGGCGGAGTTCGACGACGAACACCGGATCGCGGAGGTCGTCGGCGACCCACCGCACGAACACTGTATGCTGGATCGGGACCTGACGCTCGTCGAGTTCGCGCCGGACGCCGACTGA
- a CDS encoding long-chain-fatty-acid--CoA ligase yields MHKPLLTTQFLDRARRDYGSHEAVVATTGERFTYEEVGERADRLSAALQDRGIEKGDSVAVLDPNTHYQLEAAYGIMQLGAIHTPLNYRLLPEDLEYILNDAEVRAVIADYELAEKVEAVRDDVPTEVFISNDADATDGEWEDFEAVIDGVDPVYDEPEMDEADVITINYTSGTTGDPKGVMRTHRTETIHAYLISIHQDITDDDTYLWTLPMFHVNGWGHIYAVTGMGAKQVCTRGIDAEWILETINEEDVSYLCAAPTVLNMLLDYYENHDVSTSGDADVRVATAGSAPPEATIRTVEDEFGWYLKHVYGATETGPLITSSDARRYFEDDSEDRFAVKKTQGIGYLGTEVRVVDEDGNDVAEDGQSIGEIVVRGNQVMDRYLGKPEATEEAFNDRVEGYYHMGDLATVDENGMVQIQDRKKDIIISGGENISSIELEDTLFEHPEVSDVAIIPAPSDEWGETPKAFVVPASGDPDAPGVSEDELTKFTRENLASYKMVRRVEFVAELPTTATGKVQKYELREREWEDEDSMVGQG; encoded by the coding sequence ATGCACAAGCCGCTATTGACGACGCAGTTCCTCGATCGGGCCAGACGCGATTACGGATCCCACGAAGCCGTCGTCGCGACGACAGGCGAACGGTTCACCTACGAGGAGGTCGGCGAGCGCGCCGACCGGCTCTCGGCCGCGCTCCAGGATCGGGGCATCGAGAAGGGCGATTCCGTCGCCGTACTCGACCCAAACACCCACTACCAACTTGAGGCAGCCTACGGCATCATGCAGTTGGGCGCGATCCACACGCCGCTGAACTACCGGCTGCTGCCCGAGGACCTCGAGTACATCCTGAACGACGCCGAGGTGCGGGCCGTGATCGCCGACTACGAACTGGCCGAGAAGGTCGAGGCCGTCCGCGACGACGTCCCGACGGAAGTGTTCATCTCGAACGACGCCGACGCGACCGACGGCGAGTGGGAGGACTTCGAAGCCGTCATCGACGGGGTCGACCCCGTCTACGACGAACCCGAGATGGACGAGGCCGACGTCATCACCATCAACTACACGTCGGGGACGACCGGCGACCCCAAAGGCGTCATGCGGACCCACCGGACCGAAACGATCCACGCGTACCTCATCTCGATCCACCAGGACATCACCGACGACGACACGTACCTGTGGACGCTGCCGATGTTCCACGTCAACGGCTGGGGCCACATCTACGCCGTCACCGGCATGGGCGCGAAGCAGGTCTGTACCCGCGGGATCGACGCCGAGTGGATCCTCGAGACGATCAACGAGGAGGACGTCTCCTACCTCTGTGCCGCTCCGACCGTCCTCAATATGTTGCTCGATTACTACGAGAACCACGACGTCTCGACGAGCGGGGACGCCGACGTCCGCGTCGCGACCGCGGGGAGCGCCCCGCCGGAGGCGACCATCCGCACCGTCGAGGACGAGTTCGGCTGGTATCTCAAACACGTCTACGGCGCGACCGAGACCGGCCCGCTCATCACGAGCTCCGACGCTCGCCGCTACTTCGAGGACGACTCCGAGGACCGCTTCGCGGTCAAGAAGACCCAGGGGATCGGCTATCTCGGCACCGAGGTCCGCGTCGTCGACGAGGACGGCAACGACGTCGCCGAGGACGGCCAATCGATCGGCGAGATCGTCGTCCGCGGCAACCAGGTCATGGACCGATACCTCGGTAAGCCCGAGGCGACCGAAGAGGCGTTCAACGACCGCGTCGAGGGGTACTACCACATGGGCGATCTCGCGACCGTCGACGAGAACGGGATGGTCCAGATCCAGGACCGCAAAAAGGACATCATCATCTCCGGGGGCGAGAACATCTCCTCGATCGAACTCGAGGACACGCTGTTCGAACACCCCGAGGTCTCCGACGTGGCGATCATCCCGGCCCCCAGCGACGAGTGGGGCGAGACGCCGAAGGCGTTCGTCGTCCCGGCCAGCGGCGACCCCGACGCCCCCGGCGTGAGCGAGGACGAGTTGACGAAGTTCACCCGCGAGAACCTGGCGAGTTACAAGATGGTCCGCCGCGTGGAGTTCGTCGCCGAGTTGCCGACGACCGCGACCGGCAAGGTGCAAAAATACGAACTCCGCGAGCGCGAGTGGGAGGACGAGGACTCGATGGTCGGGCAGGGCTGA
- a CDS encoding DUF4405 domain-containing protein, which translates to MSGSIDRSRMCAYVNIVLLISFLAVVASSVVIWVVLPAGGLHGATFLGIRRGPWTDVHLVSGAVMAAFVVVHLTLHVDYFRALPAIVHR; encoded by the coding sequence GTGAGTGGAAGCATCGATCGGTCGAGGATGTGTGCGTACGTCAATATCGTGCTTTTGATTTCGTTTCTCGCCGTGGTGGCGTCGTCGGTCGTCATCTGGGTCGTGTTGCCCGCCGGGGGGCTTCACGGCGCGACGTTTCTCGGCATCCGACGGGGTCCCTGGACCGACGTCCACCTCGTCTCCGGCGCAGTGATGGCTGCATTCGTCGTCGTTCATCTCACGCTTCACGTCGACTATTTCAGGGCGCTCCCGGCGATCGTCCATCGCTGA
- a CDS encoding enoyl-CoA hydratase-related protein translates to MAWDTVDLEWSGDVATVTVDRPNALNALNVETLEALGEAVEEARAEEARVLVVRGAGDDAFIAGADIAYMKDLSTAEAQAWGELGHDVADSIERFPAPTVAVVDGYAFGGGCEMAMACDLRVGSESALIGNTEIDLGIIPGWGGTQRLPRLVGEETAKRMIYLGQRLDAETAEKEGLLGEVVPDDEIDDRVAELAAELESKPAFALEAAKDAISQGYSDIGGLDYEKRTFGSLFGTPDQREGMAAFVEDREPDFQ, encoded by the coding sequence ATGGCATGGGACACTGTCGACCTCGAGTGGAGCGGCGACGTCGCAACCGTAACTGTCGACCGGCCGAACGCCCTCAACGCGTTGAACGTCGAGACGCTCGAAGCGCTCGGCGAGGCCGTCGAGGAGGCCAGAGCCGAGGAGGCCCGCGTGCTCGTCGTCCGCGGGGCCGGCGACGACGCGTTCATCGCCGGGGCGGACATCGCCTACATGAAAGACCTCTCGACCGCCGAGGCACAGGCGTGGGGCGAGTTGGGCCACGATGTCGCCGACTCGATCGAGCGCTTCCCCGCGCCGACGGTCGCCGTCGTCGACGGCTACGCATTCGGTGGGGGCTGTGAGATGGCGATGGCGTGTGACCTCCGGGTCGGAAGCGAGTCGGCGCTCATCGGCAACACCGAGATCGACCTCGGCATCATCCCCGGCTGGGGCGGAACCCAGCGGCTGCCGAGGCTGGTCGGCGAGGAGACCGCAAAACGGATGATCTACCTCGGCCAGCGTCTCGACGCCGAAACCGCAGAGAAAGAGGGTCTGCTCGGCGAGGTCGTCCCCGACGACGAGATCGACGACCGCGTCGCCGAACTCGCGGCCGAACTGGAGTCCAAGCCAGCCTTCGCGCTCGAAGCGGCCAAGGACGCTATCTCGCAGGGCTACAGCGACATCGGCGGTCTCGACTACGAGAAGCGGACCTTCGGCTCGCTGTTCGGGACGCCCGACCAGCGCGAAGGGATGGCGGCGTTCGTCGAGGACCGCGAACCGGACTTCCAGTAG
- a CDS encoding LysE family translocator, with protein sequence MTLFETALAGVAFGLALAAPPGPMNAVIAEESVLRGWRAGFKTGLGAMTADVLFFLLALAGVATFIRGTPAVQDAMFLGGGALMLYFAYGAIRGARGSFRTEATPESRGFRKAFVLSVSNPYQILFWLTAGVGLLTPGTVDVLSYASASLSGLVVVETGSVALIVGLFCGVAGWIVCFPAALSAAESRTESFAPVVAYGSAVVLGGFGIYFLAEVVLP encoded by the coding sequence ATGACGCTTTTCGAGACGGCGTTGGCCGGCGTCGCGTTCGGACTCGCGCTCGCGGCCCCGCCGGGACCGATGAACGCCGTCATCGCCGAGGAGTCCGTCCTGCGGGGATGGCGGGCCGGATTCAAGACCGGCCTCGGGGCGATGACGGCCGACGTCCTGTTCTTTTTGCTCGCACTCGCCGGCGTCGCCACGTTCATTCGGGGGACCCCGGCCGTACAGGACGCGATGTTTCTCGGCGGCGGCGCGTTGATGCTGTATTTCGCCTACGGCGCGATCCGGGGGGCGAGGGGGTCGTTCCGGACGGAGGCAACCCCCGAGAGCCGTGGGTTTCGAAAGGCGTTCGTCCTCTCCGTGAGCAACCCCTACCAGATACTGTTTTGGCTCACGGCCGGGGTCGGGCTGTTGACCCCTGGGACAGTCGACGTACTCTCGTACGCTAGCGCGTCGCTGTCGGGACTCGTCGTCGTCGAAACCGGGAGTGTCGCCCTGATCGTCGGGCTGTTCTGCGGGGTCGCCGGATGGATCGTCTGTTTCCCCGCGGCGCTATCTGCCGCGGAGTCCCGGACGGAGTCGTTCGCGCCGGTCGTCGCCTACGGTAGCGCGGTCGTCCTCGGTGGGTTCGGGATCTACTTCCTCGCGGAGGTCGTACTACCGTAG
- a CDS encoding HD domain-containing protein produces the protein MGVEITESPVTAEEFEAMKRFVYDYLAASIEGEEEGGRMRWYPWHSAEYRYNHILNVAELAAEIAEKEGANVDVTRVAALFHDIAKLEADQDVHAEAGARVAGEYLRSRTDYPESFVSQVCDAVAEHSYEGDLANVPLETRCLMEADLLDKVGANGTTLMVLRMGYESRTHMDANEMVGRVLERGEDAVSRVRSDTAESIAYQRIKRVRWFKEWLEGEVAGMEPEESPDADLR, from the coding sequence ATGGGTGTCGAGATAACGGAATCGCCGGTCACGGCCGAGGAGTTCGAGGCGATGAAGCGGTTCGTCTACGACTATCTCGCCGCCAGCATCGAGGGCGAAGAGGAGGGCGGCCGGATGCGGTGGTACCCCTGGCACTCCGCTGAGTACCGCTACAACCACATCCTCAACGTCGCCGAACTGGCCGCCGAGATCGCCGAAAAGGAGGGTGCGAACGTCGACGTCACCCGCGTCGCCGCGTTGTTTCACGATATCGCCAAACTCGAGGCCGACCAAGACGTCCACGCCGAGGCCGGCGCCCGAGTCGCGGGCGAGTACCTCCGCTCGCGCACCGACTACCCGGAGTCGTTCGTCTCGCAGGTGTGTGATGCGGTCGCGGAACACTCCTACGAGGGCGACCTGGCGAACGTCCCTCTCGAGACGCGGTGTCTGATGGAGGCCGACCTCCTTGATAAGGTCGGTGCCAATGGGACGACGCTCATGGTCCTCCGGATGGGCTACGAATCACGGACCCACATGGACGCCAACGAGATGGTTGGCCGCGTCCTCGAACGCGGCGAGGACGCCGTCTCGCGGGTCCGATCGGACACCGCCGAGAGCATCGCCTACCAGCGAATCAAACGCGTCCGGTGGTTCAAAGAGTGGCTCGAGGGTGAGGTTGCCGGAATGGAGCCCGAAGAGTCGCCAGACGCCGACCTACGGTAG
- a CDS encoding metal-dependent hydrolase — translation MMLPTHALVGMALSIPVAVTVPELAPAAILGGFVGGILPDLDLYVGHRRTLHFPTLYPLAAVPVSLLTFVRPGPATLAAAFVVIGAAAHCRMDIYGGGLELRPWEGTSERAVYDHVAGEWRRPRRVVRYDGSKGDLAISTAVALPLIALVEWPLLALVAVALAVGAAYVLLRRRLASLAPTVFGAVPEPFDRHVPERYSEK, via the coding sequence ATGATGCTGCCGACGCACGCGCTCGTGGGAATGGCGCTTTCGATACCCGTTGCGGTCACTGTCCCCGAACTCGCGCCGGCAGCGATTCTCGGTGGGTTCGTCGGCGGGATTCTCCCCGATCTGGACCTCTATGTCGGCCACCGACGGACGCTGCACTTCCCGACGTTGTACCCGCTTGCGGCCGTCCCGGTTTCGTTACTCACGTTCGTCCGGCCGGGGCCGGCGACCCTCGCTGCCGCCTTCGTCGTCATCGGGGCCGCCGCCCACTGTCGGATGGACATCTACGGCGGGGGTCTCGAACTCCGGCCTTGGGAGGGCACCTCCGAGCGGGCGGTGTACGACCACGTCGCCGGGGAGTGGCGGCGGCCACGCCGGGTCGTACGATACGACGGGTCGAAGGGCGACCTGGCGATTTCGACTGCCGTCGCCCTGCCCTTGATCGCACTCGTCGAGTGGCCGCTTCTCGCGCTCGTCGCGGTCGCGTTGGCGGTCGGAGCCGCCTACGTCCTCCTCCGGCGTCGCCTCGCCTCGCTCGCGCCGACCGTGTTCGGGGCGGTTCCCGAGCCGTTCGACCGACACGTCCCGGAGCGATACTCCGAGAAGTAG
- a CDS encoding GNAT family N-acetyltransferase, with translation MEIREATTEDGPAVRSIALRSMEASYSLSPSTIESAIMQWYGVDRFADLLGDDEVLLLVAERDGKPVAFSESALIEDRGDIRWIHVAAMHRGEGIGQALYEATRERLNDAGAETIRGLVLAMNSGGNRFWEQRGLEKVGEGTVEVDGTAFVENIYVDEDSVELKPVVVDDRELYIDHGDIDRGSEGPFYTVYTDENRENRYSYYCGNCDTLITSMDTMGRLSCEECGNQLKPTRWDAAYM, from the coding sequence ATGGAGATACGCGAAGCCACGACGGAGGACGGCCCTGCGGTTCGGTCGATCGCCCTGCGATCGATGGAGGCATCGTACTCGCTGAGCCCGAGCACCATCGAGAGCGCGATTATGCAGTGGTACGGCGTCGACCGCTTCGCTGACCTCCTCGGCGACGACGAAGTGCTGTTGCTCGTCGCCGAGCGGGACGGGAAACCGGTCGCTTTTTCCGAGAGCGCGCTCATTGAGGACCGAGGCGACATCCGCTGGATACACGTCGCCGCGATGCACCGCGGCGAAGGGATCGGACAGGCGCTCTACGAAGCGACGCGCGAACGCCTGAATGACGCGGGTGCCGAAACGATACGCGGTCTCGTACTCGCTATGAACTCCGGGGGCAACCGCTTTTGGGAGCAACGCGGCCTCGAGAAGGTGGGCGAAGGCACCGTCGAGGTCGACGGAACTGCGTTCGTCGAAAACATCTACGTCGACGAGGACAGCGTCGAACTCAAGCCGGTCGTGGTCGACGACCGAGAGCTCTACATCGATCACGGCGACATCGACCGGGGCTCGGAGGGACCGTTCTACACCGTCTACACCGACGAGAACCGCGAGAACCGATACAGCTACTACTGCGGCAACTGCGATACGCTCATCACGTCGATGGACACGATGGGACGGCTCTCCTGTGAGGAGTGTGGCAACCAGTTGAAGCCGACACGATGGGACGCCGCGTATATGTGA
- a CDS encoding DUF7116 family protein, giving the protein MGAVSKPLVEEARSVFHELGYELTAEGEELRAERKWRTVYVTTVDPAEANTHGRLRCFVARAERAPEIQDRLLAMEPGYDWAVISIDEEGEYRVLHPSADVLPAP; this is encoded by the coding sequence ATGGGAGCTGTTAGCAAACCTCTCGTCGAGGAAGCACGGTCCGTCTTCCACGAACTCGGCTACGAACTCACCGCGGAGGGCGAGGAACTCCGGGCCGAGCGAAAATGGCGGACGGTCTACGTGACGACCGTGGATCCGGCGGAAGCCAACACCCACGGGCGTCTCCGGTGTTTCGTCGCCCGCGCCGAGCGCGCCCCGGAGATCCAGGACCGATTGCTCGCGATGGAGCCCGGCTACGACTGGGCGGTCATCAGCATCGACGAAGAGGGGGAGTATCGAGTGTTACACCCGAGCGCGGACGTGTTGCCAGCACCGTAA
- a CDS encoding dodecin — MVFKKITLIGTSDESFDAAADDALDRAENTLDNIYWAEVEEFGVELADGREYQAELEVAFELE, encoded by the coding sequence ATGGTGTTCAAGAAAATCACGCTCATCGGGACGAGCGACGAGAGCTTCGACGCCGCCGCCGACGACGCCCTCGACCGGGCGGAGAACACGCTCGACAACATCTACTGGGCCGAAGTCGAGGAGTTCGGCGTCGAGTTGGCCGACGGCCGCGAGTACCAGGCCGAACTCGAGGTGGCCTTCGAACTCGAGTAG
- a CDS encoding AI-2E family transporter, with protein MNERRLVVAGFGALVAAITGYIAYRFIAAFTVAVFLYYSTRRFYTSLGRFRLPKRVRAVLTISMLAVPLLLLLSYTLVLVAVEARAFIETYPVFEAAPDGIAWFEGLEDLPEPTIAGIIEAYQAGQLDAFIDFAVEQAAFVTSIVTGLLLNLLIVSVVTYYLLIDGETFRGWLLRFDDDDIVREYLEAADDELEAVLFGNLLNVIVISLISIVVFSGYNAVAPPVAEVPYPALAGALTGIASLIPVVGMKIVYLPLAAITGVRIALRGDPASLSYVVGFLLLAVVIVDTIPDLVLRPYFSGERTHVGLLMLAYIFGPIVFGFYGLFFAPIVLVLALTFADTALPRLLGADPEPDGPPESQTRLDRFR; from the coding sequence ATGAACGAACGGCGTCTGGTCGTCGCCGGGTTTGGAGCCCTCGTCGCCGCCATCACGGGATACATCGCGTACCGTTTTATTGCGGCGTTCACTGTCGCGGTGTTTCTGTACTATTCGACGCGCCGGTTTTACACCTCGCTCGGACGGTTCCGGCTGCCGAAGCGGGTGCGTGCCGTGCTCACGATATCGATGCTCGCGGTTCCGCTTCTCCTTTTATTGAGCTATACGCTCGTGTTGGTGGCCGTCGAAGCCAGAGCGTTCATCGAGACGTATCCGGTCTTCGAGGCCGCGCCGGACGGCATCGCGTGGTTCGAGGGCCTTGAGGATTTGCCCGAACCGACGATCGCCGGAATCATCGAGGCGTACCAGGCCGGCCAACTCGACGCGTTCATCGATTTCGCGGTCGAACAGGCGGCTTTCGTGACGAGTATTGTGACGGGGCTGCTTTTGAACCTCCTCATCGTCTCCGTCGTGACGTACTACTTGCTCATCGACGGGGAGACGTTTCGAGGCTGGTTGCTGCGGTTCGACGACGACGACATCGTGCGCGAGTACCTCGAGGCCGCCGACGACGAACTCGAGGCGGTGCTGTTCGGCAACCTCCTGAACGTCATCGTTATCTCGCTCATCTCCATCGTCGTATTCAGCGGGTACAACGCGGTCGCCCCGCCGGTGGCGGAGGTGCCCTACCCTGCACTCGCCGGCGCGTTGACCGGCATCGCGAGCCTGATTCCCGTCGTCGGGATGAAGATCGTCTACCTGCCGCTCGCGGCGATCACCGGTGTCAGGATCGCGCTCAGAGGGGATCCCGCCTCACTGTCGTACGTCGTCGGGTTCTTGCTGTTGGCGGTCGTGATCGTCGATACGATTCCGGATCTCGTGCTTCGGCCGTACTTTAGCGGGGAACGAACCCATGTCGGGCTGTTGATGCTCGCGTACATTTTCGGCCCCATCGTGTTCGGGTTCTACGGGCTGTTCTTCGCGCCGATCGTCCTCGTGTTGGCGTTGACCTTCGCCGACACCGCCCTGCCCCGGCTTCTCGGTGCCGACCCGGAGCCGGACGGTCCCCCCGAAAGCCAGACGAGACTCGATCGGTTCCGGTGA
- a CDS encoding DUF7838 family putative zinc beta-ribbon protein, protein MSLSLETDCPDCDSTEFYKAASTRIHLGTKQKWHCTDCDYGFVKINGIDTSV, encoded by the coding sequence ATGAGCCTCTCGCTCGAAACCGACTGCCCGGACTGTGATTCGACGGAGTTCTACAAAGCCGCGAGCACGCGGATCCACCTTGGCACGAAACAGAAGTGGCACTGCACCGACTGCGACTACGGGTTCGTCAAAATCAACGGGATCGACACGTCGGTCTGA
- a CDS encoding cell division protein FtsA codes for MAKGLDVGTMNILSARQEGTETVFVQQRNSFVEIEYSDMAEQMLSRSDVLHIRKDDKVYVVGDDALNFANIFNKETRRPMQAGILSSDEQSAIPMMKLIIEQVVGEPQYPGERLYFSSPADPIDTDLSTLYHQKTIESFLNDVGYDAEPINEGMSVIYSELADNSFTGLGISFGAGMTNVCLAYYAVPVMKFSVARGGDWVDEQAAQATGTPVDKVTSIKEDGFELDFQTDVGGVEGALSIYYENLLEYVIKRIVNEVDEEDIEEGLDVPVVVTGGTASPNGFEKLFEDHLTDSSLPFSVSGVSHAEEPLYSVARGALVAARSDEEEPTEEQTASEAEPER; via the coding sequence ATGGCAAAAGGCCTAGACGTTGGTACAATGAACATCCTCTCCGCGCGACAGGAGGGCACAGAGACCGTATTCGTTCAACAGCGAAACTCCTTCGTCGAGATCGAGTACTCGGATATGGCGGAGCAGATGCTCTCCCGCAGCGACGTGCTACACATCCGCAAGGACGACAAGGTGTACGTCGTCGGGGACGACGCGCTCAACTTCGCAAACATATTCAACAAGGAAACCCGGCGACCGATGCAAGCCGGTATCCTCTCGAGCGACGAACAGTCGGCGATCCCGATGATGAAGCTCATCATCGAGCAGGTCGTCGGCGAACCGCAGTATCCCGGAGAGCGGCTGTATTTTTCCTCGCCGGCCGACCCGATCGATACCGACCTATCGACGCTGTATCACCAGAAGACGATCGAATCCTTCCTCAACGACGTCGGGTACGACGCCGAGCCGATCAACGAAGGTATGTCCGTCATCTACTCCGAACTCGCGGACAACTCCTTTACTGGGCTCGGGATCTCGTTCGGGGCCGGAATGACGAACGTCTGTTTGGCCTACTATGCGGTTCCAGTGATGAAATTCTCCGTCGCTCGCGGCGGCGACTGGGTCGACGAGCAGGCCGCACAGGCGACGGGAACGCCCGTCGACAAGGTCACGTCGATCAAGGAAGACGGCTTCGAGTTGGACTTCCAGACCGACGTCGGCGGCGTCGAAGGAGCGCTCTCGATCTACTACGAGAACCTGCTCGAGTACGTTATCAAGCGGATAGTCAACGAGGTCGACGAAGAGGACATAGAGGAAGGACTCGACGTGCCGGTCGTCGTCACGGGCGGCACAGCGAGTCCGAACGGATTCGAGAAACTGTTCGAAGACCACCTAACGGACTCCTCGCTTCCGTTCTCTGTCAGCGGCGTTTCGCACGCCGAGGAACCGCTTTACAGCGTCGCGCGTGGCGCTTTGGTTGCGGCCCGGTCGGACGAGGAAGAACCCACGGAGGAGCAAACCGCTTCGGAAGCCGAACCGGAACGGTAG